A single window of Venturia canescens isolate UGA chromosome 3, ASM1945775v1, whole genome shotgun sequence DNA harbors:
- the LOC122407955 gene encoding serine-rich adhesin for platelets-like, with amino-acid sequence MHPAGPPPPQNRSSPGPSLAQCPSPSPSLLQQQQHVIYAPITTLQACPANIHPHCVYSGVQRSSGLTGNPGALPNQVPIRHTKVTKWQPKSKLPRGQHPHHHQQTHQQYCQSLQHQQTHVQQPLAYISKPLVFFDQCQANQAPPGATPSTGSFLVASSSFAHPPYGPGDHYSSASGLALIPQPFFKPPEVTQTFCLLPERPQSAQHHQQSLNNQAQGTYYNISASNSCNYQTIKPPLHLTNVANSYGNVTFGDNPITGQAIPAGQIFQNSSMTFGPPSRDKLPMLPSVDLQTMTGSRNLTVPGDTKHQEAAASRRETVDWPLQTAREISNVFKNPDAIASPRISVSPMETSRPCSSALPKNQDEHYSDESAASFDFTIEAEKMVSALCNTVSSNELGKDETRGDNETSTPFAGGAGDNVANKTNLWFTDFCTEYGISMEENNRTTSTQTQEDRRDPHHYPEIMRKTIYWGCNEAESILNSAPHRGKSRAAWLSNISSATRTALTKSSTCFPIYSGDKTFVQDLVNAFLRITNGWLVLDNYLNKQHYPCLDDKFDRELPSRFQTWEVVTQDLLRELIKTLVSVEENIGSCGSTGPENLGFSDNPPSTSFPGDVNLYTGNDLFDSWQRQQEHSTKLNNSDRSDRDATYTLQYASQSTNPNLNSFESRLQSQKETKLRSKWTITENLSSTIDSAKLGPDVSLGSSDLGFSSGNRYRMKNASNTSSTKITSSSRHSLNAEFFKLQNKVMESIGSSSELERQRWGLKEQQYNFVFGTSRGAPSTAPSGPGPCEPIFKIRTAGSCHENAYPRRCLAHPHSTHPVNPNATGHCTNVNGSVYLVAGPESALDSTYLAGVSAADRSKPRAEPDRTGSVRIAELNERNCGSGLVLSATSVSGIKAEPVYVGKCGSDERELPPVPRTKMTLLSQIEGNTPSANRETQEMTANLSAWFASMRNAAHRTIKGPTESRKPDNTIGAKASNHPQENSRSAIDFTRALHMDPNRQLQTLQNMQAIQSQPWNAANLLNKQTTANIHRSLDEYDSSEDVRVYMKPGSYNVPKKRHHRKNTRKNENSGSSRGNVNTPRAHANRPAQNTHHYTGQKSHQLSTSVSSLIIASSVQVSATTSTTSTSIRVPFSAAAPIVPPPSSFTPQNSPRILRRVKSISDRENRQDVAWKAACASAEILLEALNVKGPGETYDSKSPNSAKEARSNCTPRSKDNCSPDRLSPYNGFEKQVNDRFCDASSYEASEDDSSSTCKCSPDRYTEAESRDTKLSKTNVKTDSWLISTLNNASIVALNAKESDPDSTIGGSINSSVNEERHEHKTVVTSTPDPMKISSQDVADSTVGVTDKTTDCFQETATNESPRDRENEDREASNLYAPSRNLSVSLIDTSAEFVGRATYSETVRRSSAKSGVLGKPENCRGRQTRCTGSSEPVVRGSIVPIPGRKCQRKSSDRASQSVHKTRKSVAKRLPKDLDEKESEEGRSNKKIAKEEVSGLSSAKPSTGKSQSKKKGESGSASGWTETKAKVSERGWSVWYSSRRKQALSSLAFNKLTTIHQTLWQMEDAKLLKHPSTHSSGSGEFIESGLEEDSRVNKSPIFLETIGYKLKNRIYHKIEHVMRDFRKIVNNSKLYHKNDADRIAKIETLSKRLEELFQEHFATSDFENAPESPRNQASRCKSPQRQKSTTSRLSSSTKKNSAPAATKNEN; translated from the exons ATGCACCCAGCGGGACCGCCACCACCGCAAAATCGATCCTCTCCTGGCCCTTCCTTAGCTCAATGCCCATCACCTTCTCCGTCGCTTCTTCAGCAACAGCAGCACGTCATTTACGCTCCGATAACGACCCTTCAAGCGTGCCCAGCGAATATTCATCCTCATTGTGTTTACTCAGGTGTTCAGAGGAGTTCCGGATTGACTGGAAACCCTGGTGCACTTCCGAATCAAG TTCCGATTCGTCACACGAAAGTGACGAAATGGCAACCGAAGAGCAAACTCCCCCGGGGCCAGCATCCGCATCACCATCAGCAGACCCACCAGCAATATTGTCAGTCACTTCAGCATCAGCAAACTCACGTTCAACAGCCATTAGCCTACATTTCCAAGCCTTTGGTGTTCTTCGATCAATGTCAGGCGAATCAAGCGCCTCCCGGAGCAACTCCTTCGACGGGATCATTCCTCGTGGCCTCTTCGAGCTTCGCTCACCCTCCGTATGGACCCGGTGATCATTACAGCTCGGCATCCGGCTTGGCTCTGATACCCCAGCCATTTTTCAAGCCTCCTGAAGTGACCCAAACATTTTGTCTGCTTCCGGAACGCCCTCAGAGCGCGCAGCATCATCAACAAAGCCTGAATAACCAGGCACAGGGCACGTATTACAACATTTCAGCAAGCAACtcctgcaactatcaaaccaTCAAGCCCCCCCTGCATTTGACCAACGTCGCTAATTCCTACGGGAACGTGACGTTCGGGGACAATCCAATAACTGGTCAGGCCATCCCGGCTGGTCAGATCTTCCAAAATTCATCGATGACTTTCGGGCCTCCATCCAGAGACAAACTGCCGATGCTTCCCAGCGTCGATCTCCAAACGATGACTGGCTCGAGAAATCTGACAGTTCCTGGCGACACGAAACACCAAGAAGCAGCGGCCTCCAGAAGAGAAACTGTCGATTGGCCTCTCCAAACGGCCCGAGAAATTTCCAATGTTTTCAAG AATCCCGACGCGATTGCGAGTCCAAGGATCTCCGTATCGCCGATGGAAACGAGCCGACCGTGTTCTTCGGCGCTTCCGAAGAACCAAGATGAGCATTATTCAGACGAGTCGGCAGCGAGTTTCGATTTCACCATCGAAGCTGAGAAAATGGTGTCGGCTCTGTGCAACACGGTGTCGTCGAACGAACTTGGAAAAGACGAGACTCGCGGTGACAACGAAACGTCGACACCTTTCGCCGGTGGAGCCGGTGACAACGTCGCTAACAAAACAAACTTGTGGTTCACCGACTTTTGTACAGAGTACGGGATTTCGATGGAAGAAAATAACCGCACGACGAGCACTCAGACCCAAGAGGATCGCCGGGATCCTCACCATTATCCCGAGATTATgagaaaaacgatttattgGGGCTGCAACGAGGCCGAATCGATACTGAACTCTGCCCCCCACCGAGGCAAGTCGAGGGCAGCGTGGCTGTCAAATATTTCTTCCGCAACGAGAACAGCGCTCACCAAATCTTCCACCTGCTTCCCCATTTATTCCGGTGACAAGACATTCGTCCAAGATCTTGTGAACGCTTTCTTACGAATAACCAACGGATGGCTCGTTCTCGATAATTATTTGAACAAACAGCATTATCCTTGTCTCGATGACAAGTTCGACAGAGAGCTGCCGAGCCGGTTTCAAACGTGGGAAGTAGTCACGCAGGATCTGCTCAGAGAATTGATCAAGACGCTCGTGAGTGTGGAGGAAAATATTGGTTCGTGCGGCTCGACTGGCCCGGAGAACTTGGGATTTTCAGATAACCCACCGAGCACGTCGTTCCCCGGGGATGTCAATCTCTACACGGGAAACGACCTCTTCGATTCGTGGCAACGTCAACAAGAACACTCGACCAAGTTGAATAACAGTGATCGCAGCGATCGTGATGCCACTTACACCCTGCAGTATGCATCCCAGTCGACGAATCCGAACTTAAATTCGTTCGAGTCCCGTCTGCAATCGCAAAAGGAGACGAAGCTCCGGAGCAAATGGACGATAACCGAGAACCTGTCATCGACGATCGACAGCGCGAAATTAGGTCCGGACGTCTCGCTGGGCTCGAGTGACCTTGGTTTCTCCAGCGGTAATCGCTACCGCATGAAAAATGCTTCGAACACGTCGTCGACGAAGATCACGTCGTCTTCGAGACACTCGTTGAACgccgaatttttcaaactgcaGAACAAAGTAATGGAGAGCATCGGAAGCTCGAGCGAGCTGGAGCGACAACGTTGGGGGTTGAAGGAGCAgcagtacaattttgtttttggcACGTCGCGAGGCGCTCCCAGCACCGCTCCTTCAGGCCCGGGCCCCTGCGAGCCCATCTTCAAAATTAGAACCGCCGGAAGCTGCCACGAGAACGCTTACCCACGGAGGTGCCTGGCACATCCGCATTCGACGCATCCGGTTAATCCGAATGCCACGGGCCATTGTACAAACGTGAATGGAAGTGTTTATCTAGTCGCGGGACCGGAATCCGCTCTCGACTCGACTTACCTAGCCGGAGTCAGTGCCGCGGACCGAAGCAAGCCTCGCGCCGAGCCGGATCGTACCGGTAGCGTAAGAATAGCCGAATTGAACGAGCGCAATTGTGGAAGTGGCCTCGTCCTCTCGGCAACGAGCGTCTCCGGCATCAAAGCGGAGCCGGTTTACGTTGGAAAGTGTGGGTCGGATGAGCGCGAGTTGCCTCCAGTCCCACGGACCAAGATGACCTTGCTCAGTCAAATAGAGGGCAATACGCCTAGCGCGAATAGAGAGACGCAAGAAATGACGGCGAATTTATCAGCCTGGTTTGCGAGCATGAGAAACGCCGCTCATCGCACCATCAAAGGCCCGACGGAAAGTAGAAAACCTGACAATACTATCGGCGCCAAAGCGTCGAACCACCCGCAGGAAAATTCGAGAAGTGCGATCGATTTTACCAGAGCGCTTCACATGGATCCCAACCGGCAATTGCAGACGTTGCAAAACATGCAAGCTATTCAGAGCCAACCTTGGAACGCCGCGAATCTATTGAACAAACAAACGACAGCCAACATTCATCGAAGCCTCGATGAGTACGACAGCTCCGAAGACGTTCGAGTCTACATGAAACCCGGAAGCTACAACGTCCCCAAAAAAAGGCATCATCGCAAGAACACtcggaaaaacgaaaattctggGAGCTCCCGTGGCAATGTCAACACACCGAGGGCTCACGCGAATCGCCCTGCTCAAAACACTCATCACTACACCGGACAAAAGAGCCACCAGCTCTCGACCTCCGTCTCCTCCTTGATCATCGCTTCCTCGGTGCAAGTCTCCGCGACGACTTCGACTACGAGCACATCGATCAGAGTCCCGTTTTCAGCAGCTGCTCCCATCGTTCCCCCGCCGTCCAGTTTCACCCCGCAAAACTCACCGCGGATCCTGCGCCGCGTCAAGTCCATTTCAGATCGGGAAAACCGGCAGGATGTCGCCTGGAAAGCTGCGTGCGCTTCGGCGGAGATTCTACTCGAAGCACTCAACGTCAAGGGACCCGGCGAGACCTACGACTCGAAGAGCCCAAACTCCGCTAAAGAAGCACGGTCCAACTGCACACCGAGGAGCAAAGATAATTGCTCTCCGGACCGCTTGTCCCCTTACAACGGGTTTGAAAAACAAGTGAACGATCGATTCTGCGACGCTTCGAGCTACGAGGCGTCCGAAGACGACTCGAGCTCCACGTGCAAATGCTCCCCTGACCGGTACACCGAGGCGGAATCTCGGGACACCAAACTCTCGAAGACGAACGTAAAAACGGACTCGTGGCTCATCAGCACGTTGAACAATGCGAGCATCGTCGCGCTCAATGCCAAAGAATCCGATCCCGACAGCACCATCGGCGGTTCCATCAACAGCTCCGTCAACGAGGAACGTCACGAGCACAAAACTGTCGTAACTTCTACGCCGGAtccgatgaaaatttcgagcCAGGACGTCGCCGATTCGACAGTCGGTGTAACAGATAAAACGACGGATTGCTTCCAGGAGACTGCGACGAATGAAAGCCCTCGAGATCGTGAAAATGAGGACCGGGAAGCCAGCAACCTTTACGCACCGTCGAGAAACCTCTCGGTTTCGCTGATCGACACCAGCGCCGAATTCGTCGGTCGAGCCACGTACTCCGAGACCGTACGACGCTCGAGCGCAAAATCCGGCGTCCTTGGCAAACCCGAGAACTGCCGAGGGAGGCAGACGAGATGTACGGGTTCGAGCGAGCCCGTGGTCAGAGGCTCGATCGTACCCATACCCGGAAGAAAGTGCCAGCGCAAAAGCTCCGATCGAGCCAGTCAGTCGGTTCACAAGACGAGAAAAAGTGTCGCAAAGAGGCTGCCCAAAGATCTCGACGAAAAGGAAAGCGAAGAGGGACgatcgaacaaaaaaattgctaaAGAGGAAGTCTCTGGCCTCAGCTCCGCGAAACCATCGACTGGCAAAAGtcaaagtaagaaaaaaggtGAAAGTGGCTCTGCCAGTGGTTGGACAGAAACTAAAGCCAAAGTCAGCGAACGCGGATGGTCCGTTTGGTACAGTTCCAGAAGGAAACAAGCACTCAGCTCACTAGCATTCAACAAATTGACTACGATACATCAGACCCTTTGGCAAATGGAAGATGCCAAACTTCTCAAGCATCCCTCTACGCATTCGAGTGGATCTGGAG AATTCATCGAATCGGGG CTCGAAGAGGACTCCAGAGTGAATAAGAGTCCAATTTTTCTGGAGACGATTGGCTACAAGCTGAAAAACCGAATTTACCATAAAATCGAGCACGTGATGAGGGACTTTAGAAAAATCGTGAATAACTCGAAACTGTATCACAAG AACGATGCGGATCGCATCGCCAAGATTGAAACGCTTTCGAAAAGGCTCGAAGAACTTTTCCAGGAGCATTTTGCCACTTCGGATTTTGAAAATGCTCCAGAGAGCCCGAGAAACCAAGCGTCGAGATGCAAATCGCCGCAAAGACAAAAGTCGACGACGAGTCGGTTGAGCtcgtcgacgaaaaaaaattctgctcCTGCTgctacgaaaaatgaaaattga